In the Aristaeella hokkaidonensis genome, TGCAACACCGGAGTTGATTGTGGAAACACGTGCAGAACTGGGAATCAGTGATCCTTTTTTTGTTCAGTTCGGGCGATACCTGTGGAATCTGGTTCATGGGAATTTTGGTATGTCCTGGTATACCGGCAATCCGGTTTCTGAACGATTGTTTGCAGCAGTTCCCTATACAGCCAAGTTAAGTCTCGGCGCAATGATGGTGGCGCTTGTAATTTCCATTCCTTTCGGGGTAATTGCCGCAGTACGCAGAAACACTATAGTGGATTACCTTATCAGTGTGTTTGCGATGATTGGTGTATCTGCTCCGACCTTTTGGGTAGGCACCATGCTGATTCTGTTGTTCGCACTTGAATGGAGGTCACTGCCATCTGCTTTTGACGGTACGTGGAAGAGCTACATCCTTCCGACTGCTACGCAGGGGTTTTATCTATTGGCCAGTATTGTCAGAACCCAACGATCTTCGATGCTGGAGGTTCTAAGCTCAGATTATATACGGACTGCGCGGGCAAAGGGCGTGAGCCATTTCAGTGCAACCTATAAACATGCACTTAGAAACGCAGTACTTCCGTCCATTACGGTAGCCGGACTGGATTTCAGCATGTTAGTCGGAGGATCTGTTGCAATCGAAACGGTTTTTGCTATTCCTGGCGTTGGTCGATTAATGATCGACAGTATAAAACTGCATGATACTCCTACGGTAATAGGATGTATCGTTTTTGTATCTGTGATGGTCAGTATCATCAATCTTCTGGTGGATTTGCTGTATGGATTCATTGATCCGAGAATAAAAGCTCAGTATCTGAAGGGAAATAATCATGGCAAGGGAAAGAATCAGAAAGAAGAAGGAAAGCCAGGCCAGGCAGATATGGAGACGGTTTCGTAAAAACCGGATTGCGATGGCCGCATTGGTTGTGCTGACAATTATTGTGTTATTGGCCTGTCTGGCGGATCTTATCTGGAATTATGAAAAGGATGCCTGTCAGATCAATGTGCCGGCTCGGCTTCAGAAACCGTCTGCTGAACACTGGCTTGGAACGGACGAAATGGGCCGGGATATGCTTTGCCGGATAGTGTACGGTGCAAGGGCTTCATTGATCGTCGGACTTGCAGCCACTACTTTTGCCCTTCTTGTTGGAGGGGTTCTCGGGGCTGTTTGCGGGTATTATGGTGGAAAACTGGATAATATAATCATGCGTTGTACAGATGTTCTGCTGGCAATTCCGGGATTGCTTCTGGCAATAGCTATCATGAGTGCGTTCAAACCAAACATCTTCTATATTAGCCTGGCGTTGGGAATATCTTACATTTCCAAGTTTACCCGCATTGTTCGCTCCGCAGTACTGACTGTGCGGGAACAGGAATATATCGAAGCGGCTAAAGCCATTGGCGCAAAAGATCATACGATTATTCTGAAGCATCTGCTGATGAACTGTATGGCTCCAATTTTTGTTCAGTATGCACTGGCCATTGGAAGTCGTATATTGTCGGTTTCCACGCTGAGTTATATAGGCATGGGCATACAGGCACCTACACCGGACTGGGGGAATATGTTATCCGGGGCACGGGCGTATATCCGTGGAAATGCCTATCTTGTGCTTGGTCCCGGTATAGCTTTACTATTAACAATCAGCGCTTTTAATCTGATAGGTGACGGACTGAGAGACGCGATGGATCCAAGGCTCAAGAAATAGTAAATTAACAGGAGAGTGAAAATGAGCCGATATAATAATCTGATGCTGGAAATCAGAGGATTGGTTGTTGAGTACCGGACAGAAGATGAAACAGTTCAGGCAGTCAACGATATTAATCTCTGGATCGAAAAAGGCAAATCTCTCGGACTGGTTGGAGAAACCGGTGCGGGAAAAACGACAGCAGCGCTATCTATCCTTAATCTTCTTCCGGAGACTACTGGGGTGATTGTGGATGGGACTATTACGCTGGATGGAGAAGCGATTATCCGAAAAAACAGAGACGGAAAAAGTGTCTCGGCGATGACGGATTCTGATATGCAGAAAATCCGTGGCGACAAGGTTGCAATGATATTTCAGGATCCGATGACAGCGCTGAATCCGATTTTTACTGTTGGGTATCAAATCGCAGAAGCTGTGAAGCTGCATCAGAAATGCAGTAATAAACAAGCAGAGAAAAAAGCAGAAGAAATGTTGGAACTGGTTGGCATTCCAGCTAGCCGGAAGGATGAATATCCACATCAGTTTTCCGGTGGCATGAAACAGCGTGTTGTAATAGCTATGGCACTTGCATGCAATCCGGTACTCTTGATAGCTGATGAACCGACAACAGCACTGGACGTGACTGTACAGGCACAGGTTCTTGAAATGATCAAAGGACTGAGCGAAAAGCTGGGGACATCCGTATTGATGATTACCCATGATCTGGGAATCATTGCAGAGATGTGCGACGAAGTATCTGTGATGTATGCGGGAGCTATTGTGGAACATGGAACCCTAGAGGATGTGTTTGACCGAACGAGACACCCATATACCCGCGGCCTATTCAATTCTCTTCCCAACATCCAGAACAGAACGGCAAGGCTTAAACCGATCCGAGGCTTGATGCCAGACCCTTCCAATCTTCCCATGGGCTGTGCGTTTGCGGATCGATGCGATTATGCGACTGAGAAATGCAGAGGCGAAAAACCCAGGAAACAATGGCTAACGGATTCGCATTTTGTTGCCTGTCATTTATATGAAGACGGAAGAGATGAGGACAGGCTGTAAGGGGAAATGTATGATGATCCATAGGGATATATTACTGGACGTACAGCATCTGACAAAATATTTCAGCACTTCAAACGGAATGCTTCATGCAGTGGATGATGTATCGTTTCAGATTGAACGTGGAAAAACTCTGGGAATTGTAGGAGAATCCGGTTGCGGAAAGTCCACTATTGGACGGACGATTCTGCGACTGCTTGAGCCGACAGCTGGAACGGTGATCTTTGACGGTGTCGATTTGGCTACGCTCAGCAAAAAAGAACTTCGAGAAACCCGTCAGAAAATGCAGATAATCTTTCAGGATCCGTTTTCATCCCTGGATCCCAGAATGACAGTTAGCCAGACGATTGCAGAGCCTTTGAAACTGCATGGTATTATCAAGGATAAGAAAGACCGCGAAAAACGGGTTTTGGAGTTGATGGATACTGTTGGTCTGGCAGAGCGGCTTTATGATACTTATCCGCATGAACTGGACGGTGGACGCAGACAACGGATTGGTATAGCTCGGGCGTTGGCGATGAAACCGAAGTTTATTGTATGTGATGAACCGGTATCTGCGCTCGATGTATCAATCCAAGCTCAGATCCTGAATCTGATGAAGGATATACAGCAACAGGAAAACTTGACATATATTTTTATTACCCATGATCTTTCCGTGGTGAATCATTTTGCAGATGATATTGCTGTAATGTATATGGGTCGGATGGTAGAAAAAGCACCTTCAGAAGTATTGTTCGAGCGACCGATTCATCCTTATACACAGGCACTTCTTTCGGCTATTCCTGTTCCGGATATCCATCATGAGATGAAAAGGATTGTCCTCACGGGAGAGGTAACTTCTCCGATTGATCCCAAACCCGTATGCCGGTTTTCTGCCAGATGTCCTTCTGCCGGAGATGAGTGCTTGAAATGCGAACCTGTTTTGACAGAAACAGAACCGGATCATTGGGTGGCGTGTCATATGAATGTCCAGACAGTACGTGATACAGAATACAATCAGGATAACAGTAAAGAACGATAAAAGGAGGAAAGCCGGGAACATACCCGGTAAGGTTTTATGAATATTATTCTTTTAAGCGGTGGTTCCGGAAAACGGTTATGGCCATTATCCAACAATGTACGATCCAAACAGTTCCTGAAGATCTTCAGGAAGACAGATGGCACAAAAGAGTCCATGGCACAGCGGATGTACCGGATGATCAAAGAAGTGGACAATGATGCTACTGTCACGATTGCCACGAGCGAGAACCAGATTCCTCAGATCAGGGCGCAGCTTGGGGAGAACGTCGGGATCAGCGTGGAACCGACGAGAAGGGATACTTTTCCGGCAATCGCATTGGCTGCAGCATTCCTGAGGGAAAACGGAGTGGGAAAGGATGAACCGGTTATCGTCTGTCCTGTGGATCCCTATGTGGAGTCTGACTACTTTGAATGCCTGAAGGAATTGAGTGACGAAGCCGGGAAGGAAAACGCTGCCTGTCTTACGCTAATGGGAATAGAACCGACCTATCCGAGTGAAAAGTATGGATATATTATTCCCTGTTCTTCCGGTCATATCGCTGCTGTTTCGGAATTCAAGGAAAAGCCTTCCATGGAAACTGCGGAGAAGTATATTGCTGCCGGCGCATTATGGAATGGCGGTGTTTTCGCGTTTAAACTGTCCTATGTACTTGATATTGCACAATCCATTTTCGGTACCTGTGATTATCAGGAACTATATGATCATTATGCGGATTGTCCCAAGATCTCCTTTGACTATGCTGTAGTGGAAAAGGAGAAAAGTATCAATGTGGTTCGCTTTGCGGGAGCATGGAAAGATCTGGGCACCTGGAATACGCTGACAGAAGCAATGGACGAAGCGACAACGGGAAACGCAGTTGCAGATTCCTGTAACAACACGCATGTGATCAATGAGCTGGGTATTCCGGTCATTGCGCTGGGAGTTGAGGATGCGGTCATCGCCGCTACGCCGGACGGGATTCTGGTAAGTACAAAGGAAAAAAGCCCGGAGCTCAAGTCTTTTGTTGCGGACAGCCGGCCGATGTATGAACGTCGCGGTTGGGGAGAATACAAGGTTCTTGATTACAAAAGCCACCAGGACGGGAATAACAGTCTGGTTAAGGAACTGATTCTGACACAGGGACAGCATATCTCATACCAGCGGCATAAGCACAGGATGGAAGTCTGGACTTTTACCGAGGGAACTGGTGAGCTTATCCTGGACGGGGAGGTTAAACCGGTCAGTCGGGGAGACGTGGCAGTGATCCGGGCCGGCATG is a window encoding:
- a CDS encoding ABC transporter permease, with translation MLRYSFKRIVYMIPVTVAVIFIVYLIMYLTPGDPVALLLGGDATPELIVETRAELGISDPFFVQFGRYLWNLVHGNFGMSWYTGNPVSERLFAAVPYTAKLSLGAMMVALVISIPFGVIAAVRRNTIVDYLISVFAMIGVSAPTFWVGTMLILLFALEWRSLPSAFDGTWKSYILPTATQGFYLLASIVRTQRSSMLEVLSSDYIRTARAKGVSHFSATYKHALRNAVLPSITVAGLDFSMLVGGSVAIETVFAIPGVGRLMIDSIKLHDTPTVIGCIVFVSVMVSIINLLVDLLYGFIDPRIKAQYLKGNNHGKGKNQKEEGKPGQADMETVS
- a CDS encoding ABC transporter permease — protein: MARERIRKKKESQARQIWRRFRKNRIAMAALVVLTIIVLLACLADLIWNYEKDACQINVPARLQKPSAEHWLGTDEMGRDMLCRIVYGARASLIVGLAATTFALLVGGVLGAVCGYYGGKLDNIIMRCTDVLLAIPGLLLAIAIMSAFKPNIFYISLALGISYISKFTRIVRSAVLTVREQEYIEAAKAIGAKDHTIILKHLLMNCMAPIFVQYALAIGSRILSVSTLSYIGMGIQAPTPDWGNMLSGARAYIRGNAYLVLGPGIALLLTISAFNLIGDGLRDAMDPRLKK
- a CDS encoding ABC transporter ATP-binding protein, coding for MSRYNNLMLEIRGLVVEYRTEDETVQAVNDINLWIEKGKSLGLVGETGAGKTTAALSILNLLPETTGVIVDGTITLDGEAIIRKNRDGKSVSAMTDSDMQKIRGDKVAMIFQDPMTALNPIFTVGYQIAEAVKLHQKCSNKQAEKKAEEMLELVGIPASRKDEYPHQFSGGMKQRVVIAMALACNPVLLIADEPTTALDVTVQAQVLEMIKGLSEKLGTSVLMITHDLGIIAEMCDEVSVMYAGAIVEHGTLEDVFDRTRHPYTRGLFNSLPNIQNRTARLKPIRGLMPDPSNLPMGCAFADRCDYATEKCRGEKPRKQWLTDSHFVACHLYEDGRDEDRL
- a CDS encoding ABC transporter ATP-binding protein, giving the protein MMIHRDILLDVQHLTKYFSTSNGMLHAVDDVSFQIERGKTLGIVGESGCGKSTIGRTILRLLEPTAGTVIFDGVDLATLSKKELRETRQKMQIIFQDPFSSLDPRMTVSQTIAEPLKLHGIIKDKKDREKRVLELMDTVGLAERLYDTYPHELDGGRRQRIGIARALAMKPKFIVCDEPVSALDVSIQAQILNLMKDIQQQENLTYIFITHDLSVVNHFADDIAVMYMGRMVEKAPSEVLFERPIHPYTQALLSAIPVPDIHHEMKRIVLTGEVTSPIDPKPVCRFSARCPSAGDECLKCEPVLTETEPDHWVACHMNVQTVRDTEYNQDNSKER
- a CDS encoding sugar phosphate nucleotidyltransferase, with product MNIILLSGGSGKRLWPLSNNVRSKQFLKIFRKTDGTKESMAQRMYRMIKEVDNDATVTIATSENQIPQIRAQLGENVGISVEPTRRDTFPAIALAAAFLRENGVGKDEPVIVCPVDPYVESDYFECLKELSDEAGKENAACLTLMGIEPTYPSEKYGYIIPCSSGHIAAVSEFKEKPSMETAEKYIAAGALWNGGVFAFKLSYVLDIAQSIFGTCDYQELYDHYADCPKISFDYAVVEKEKSINVVRFAGAWKDLGTWNTLTEAMDEATTGNAVADSCNNTHVINELGIPVIALGVEDAVIAATPDGILVSTKEKSPELKSFVADSRPMYERRGWGEYKVLDYKSHQDGNNSLVKELILTQGQHISYQRHKHRMEVWTFTEGTGELILDGEVKPVSRGDVAVIRAGMKHAIRAVSELHIIEVQIGSELTEDDIERLDWDWGTRE